acatcgacgaactctctctcaaggcatTGAAACACGCTCGCCACCCCGGAACTCTCAGCAACAAGTAGCTCCTCctccccctcataatgctcaaacacaaggaggtgatcgctctGTTTCTCCAAACCAGCAGATGGGGAATCAACCAATCCCACCTCCACCTAACATCGGCTCAGGATCACTCCCTGctgatcaagctgggacctCACGACAACCACCACGtacggtcccgtgggaagagtatgaagcattgagacaacaacacgttgAAGGCGTGcaagcacttcgagacatggctggagtactccaaagtatgatgCTTGGAGGGACGTTGCCTGGTActctgaaaaagtttatgcctcAGCCCGAGGTaggagctgattcctatcaagaagctactcccgattctcattctCGATCTACGCCTCGACGGGAGGATAGGCCCAAATCGCCACCACCAAGAAGGAACCCTCATTCCGTGCCCCaaagaaatgaaaacccaagaatggaaaacaaaaCCAGAAGCCCTCAAAGGCGAAGGTATCATGAA
The Diospyros lotus cultivar Yz01 chromosome 12, ASM1463336v1, whole genome shotgun sequence DNA segment above includes these coding regions:
- the LOC127787565 gene encoding uncharacterized protein LOC127787565; amino-acid sequence: MANIRGHRRTLSQGIETSLPPQNSQQQGAPPPPHNAQTQGGDPSVSPNQQMGNQPIPPPPNIGSGSLPADQAGTSRQPPRTVPWEEYEALRQQHVEGVQALRDMAGQQVAPPPPHNAQTQGGDRSVSPNQQMGNQPIPPPPNIGSGSLPADQAGTSRQPPRTVPWEEYEALRQQHVEGVQALRDMAGVLQSMMLGGTLPGTLKKFMPQPEVGADSYQEATPDSHSRSTPRREDRPKSPPPRRNPHSVPQRNENPRMENKTRSPQRRRSKIMSLEDEKIDRKSGGDQIRDVKREKGIRERIHL